One genomic segment of Paenibacillus sp. FSL H8-0332 includes these proteins:
- the ccpA gene encoding catabolite control protein A has translation MTVTIYDVAREAGVSMATVSRVVNNNPNVKPQTRKKVFEAIERLGYRPNAVARGLASKKTTTVGVVIPDISNSIFAEIARGIEDIANMYHYNIILCNADKRKEKEIRVINTLLEKQVDGLLFMGGTVTEEHIQAFQTSAVPIVLCATRDEKGTYPSVDIDHETAAFDAVNTLIRHGHREIAMISGTLQDPANGYARFHGYKKALEAAGIEYQEDLVRIGNYRYESGVEAMKYFLGLKKKPTAIFAATDEMAIGAIHSIQDEGLKVPDDFSIISVDNIRMASMVRPLLTTVAQPMYDLGAVAMRLLTKLMKKETVENPRVILPHETILRLSVNHVNK, from the coding sequence TTGACGGTAACCATTTACGATGTAGCTCGAGAAGCAGGCGTATCTATGGCTACGGTATCACGGGTTGTGAATAATAACCCCAACGTGAAGCCGCAGACCCGGAAGAAGGTTTTTGAAGCGATTGAGCGTTTGGGCTATCGTCCGAATGCGGTGGCGAGAGGTCTCGCCAGCAAGAAAACGACAACCGTAGGGGTTGTTATCCCTGATATCTCAAACTCGATTTTTGCGGAAATTGCACGCGGGATTGAAGATATTGCCAATATGTATCACTACAACATCATTCTCTGTAACGCAGACAAGCGCAAAGAGAAAGAGATTCGTGTCATTAACACACTGCTCGAGAAGCAGGTGGACGGGCTGCTGTTCATGGGCGGAACCGTTACGGAAGAGCATATTCAGGCGTTCCAGACCTCTGCTGTGCCTATCGTGCTCTGTGCGACCCGCGATGAGAAGGGAACATATCCTTCCGTGGATATCGACCATGAGACGGCTGCCTTTGATGCAGTGAATACGCTTATCCGCCACGGACACCGGGAGATCGCAATGATCAGCGGTACGCTGCAGGACCCTGCGAACGGATATGCCCGGTTCCACGGCTACAAGAAGGCGCTGGAAGCGGCAGGTATCGAGTATCAGGAAGATCTGGTACGCATCGGTAACTATCGTTACGAATCCGGTGTCGAAGCCATGAAGTACTTCCTGGGTCTGAAGAAGAAGCCGACAGCTATCTTTGCTGCTACCGATGAGATGGCGATTGGTGCCATTCACAGCATTCAGGATGAAGGCCTCAAGGTGCCGGATGACTTCTCAATTATCAGTGTAGACAACATCCGGATGGCTTCAATGGTTCGTCCACTCCTCACTACTGTAGCACAGCCGATGTATGATCTCGGTGCTGTAGCGATGAGATTGCTGACGAAGCTAATGAAGAAGGAGACGGTTGAGAATCCGCGTGTTATTTTGCCGCATGAGACCATTCTTCGTCTGTCTGTCAACCATGTCAACAAATAA
- a CDS encoding 5'-methylthioadenosine/adenosylhomocysteine nucleosidase, which yields MSGVLGLIGAMDEEIKLLLEEMENRQTTVKAGITFYAGTVFGKAAVVSKSGVGKVNAAVTTQILLDSFGVEKVLFTGVAGALHPELNIGDIVISSSCIQHDMDVTALGYARGVIPYQEISAFQADPLLVKLAEEACQELRQKSVTGIVLSGDQFIASRASVAMLREQLDGACAEMEGAAVAQVCHMNGIPFVIVRSMSDKADGSAHVNYSEFTVTASQHSHAILEHMLKAM from the coding sequence ATGAGCGGAGTGCTGGGTCTGATTGGCGCAATGGATGAAGAAATCAAGCTGCTGCTGGAAGAGATGGAGAATCGGCAGACCACGGTGAAGGCCGGAATTACCTTTTATGCAGGGACAGTATTCGGGAAGGCAGCTGTAGTCAGCAAATCTGGGGTCGGGAAGGTGAATGCCGCAGTAACCACACAGATTCTGTTGGACAGCTTCGGAGTGGAAAAGGTGCTGTTCACTGGTGTGGCGGGGGCGCTGCACCCTGAGCTGAACATCGGGGATATTGTTATTTCGTCCTCCTGCATTCAGCATGACATGGATGTTACAGCGCTCGGTTATGCCAGAGGGGTGATCCCATATCAGGAGATCTCCGCCTTCCAGGCAGATCCGCTGCTGGTGAAGCTAGCAGAAGAGGCCTGTCAAGAGCTTAGACAGAAGTCTGTGACGGGCATTGTGCTGTCCGGGGATCAATTCATTGCCAGCAGGGCGTCAGTAGCTATGCTGCGTGAGCAGCTGGACGGGGCCTGTGCAGAGATGGAGGGTGCGGCGGTCGCCCAAGTCTGCCATATGAACGGGATACCTTTTGTAATCGTACGTTCAATGTCAGACAAAGCAGACGGCTCAGCACATGTGAATTACAGTGAGTTCACCGTAACGGCCTCACAGCATTCGCATGCCATTCTGGAGCATATGCTTAAGGCTATGTAA
- a CDS encoding GNAT family N-acetyltransferase: MEHHKIPVSHTIEHQGRLISIGGPLSAETLQTLSMHRDLDAFRKPQEQLEALIEISGLPEGRILAAVVSDVIVGYVTFHYPDELELWSQGGMEDLVELGAIEVADEYRGCGLAKLLVSSAFEEGQLENCIVFTTEYYWHWDLKGSGLSVWEYRQMMEKLMKTVDMVWYATDDPEICSHPANCLMVRMGQEVPLSSRETFDRVRFRQRFMY, from the coding sequence ATGGAGCATCATAAAATCCCAGTATCCCATACCATAGAGCATCAAGGCCGGCTTATATCTATCGGTGGCCCCTTATCAGCCGAAACGCTTCAGACCTTAAGCATGCACCGCGATCTGGACGCCTTCCGTAAGCCGCAGGAGCAGCTTGAAGCCTTGATAGAGATATCTGGCTTACCTGAAGGACGCATCCTGGCAGCAGTGGTCTCAGACGTTATCGTGGGCTATGTCACTTTTCATTATCCGGATGAACTGGAGTTATGGTCTCAGGGCGGGATGGAGGATCTGGTTGAGCTGGGAGCTATCGAAGTGGCTGACGAGTATCGCGGGTGCGGCCTTGCGAAGCTGCTGGTTTCAAGCGCTTTTGAAGAGGGACAGCTGGAGAACTGCATCGTATTCACAACCGAATATTATTGGCACTGGGACCTCAAGGGAAGCGGCCTTAGTGTATGGGAGTACCGCCAGATGATGGAGAAGCTGATGAAGACGGTAGATATGGTGTGGTATGCCACCGATGATCCGGAGATCTGCTCGCATCCGGCCAATTGCCTAATGGTCCGCATGGGCCAGGAAGTACCGCTGTCCTCCCGTGAGACCTTCGACCGGGTTCGCTTCAGACAGCGGTTTATGTATTAA